ACGCCACGGCAGGGGCGCCGCTGCTGCGCCGGCACAGCGCGCAATGGCACAGCGTCGAATCGAAGGGCGTGCCGTGCGCTTCGTACCGCACCGCGCCGCAAAGACAGCCGCCGGTCAGCACCGAACGCCCCCGTGGCTCGGGGCGGCGGCCAGGGCCTTGGTCATGGCAGTTCTCCAGCTCGGTTCATCGCTCATTCGCGTTGGCCGCTAGGCGGCCAGCGCGCGCCGCAGCAGGTCCTGCAGCGGCGGCGGCAGCCGGAAGGCGCGCAGCAGGTCCTCGAGGCCGTAGGCCGGCCAGTCTCGCTTCAGCGCGTCGGCCACCGATTGCGCCTCGGCCTGGCGGCCGGCTAGCCGCAGGCAGCCCAGCGCGATGGCCTGGATGTGCGCATGCGCGTTCGGCCGCGCGGCGGCCTGCAGCGCCCAGTTCGCCGCTTCCTCGGCGCGGTCCAGGCGCAGCAGCGCCAGCGCACGCGACGCCAGCATGCCGAACAGCAGCGGGTCGAACGGGCTGAGGGCACGGGCCAGGTCGACGGCGCCGATCGCCGCCTGCGGGTCGCCCGACTGCGACTGCACGAAGCCGAGCGTGTAGTGGCCGAGCGCGAAGTTGGGGCTGAGGTGCACCGCCGCCTGCAGTTCGGTGAGCCCGTCGCCGGGCCGGCCCTGCAGCCACATCGCGCGGCCCAGCGCCCAGTGCGCCGCCGGGTCGTGCTCGTCGACCATCAGCCCCTGCGAGGCGATGCGGTAGGCCTGCTCGGCGGCCCCCCGGTGTTCGGCCCAGCCGAGGAAGGCGTCCTGGAAGTGGGTGAAGGACAGCCCCGCATAGGGGCGGCCGAACGTCGGGTCCAGGCGCAGGGCGGTCTCGAAGAAGTGCCGCGCCTGTTCGTTGTCCTCGCGGTTGAAGCGCAGCATGTGCCACAGCCCGCGGTGGTGCGCCTCCCAGGCGTCCAGCGAGCCGGGGGGCTTGAGCACCGCACGGTTGCGCTCGGCCATCTCCACCTGCTGCGACAACGCGCTGACGATGCGGTTGCCCACCTCGTCGAGCAGCGCCAGCGTGTCGTCGCGTTGGCCCTGGAACTCGTCGGCCCAGAGCACGCGGGCGCTGCGGGCGTCGGTCAACTGCACCATCACACGCAGCCGTCCGTCCGCGTCGCGGCGCAGGCTGCCGCTGGCGAGGTAGTCCACGTCCAGGCGGCGGCCGGCGTCGTGCGGGTCGACGCGCCGTTCGTCGAGCGCGAACACGCTGCCCTGCGCGATGACGAACAGGCTGCGCAGCTTGGCCAGCCGCGAGATCACGTCGTGCGCCAGCCCGTCGCCCATGCCACCCCGCAGGCCGGCACCGGGGCTGAGGTCGGTGAAGGGCATGACCGCCAGCGAGGCACGGCGTGCGGCCGCGGGCGCCGTCGCCACGGCCGGGTCGGTGATGGGCTCGTTCAGGGCGGGCCGCGTGGCGCCGGCGGCGATGGCCGCCGCCGGCCGGCCCTGCCGTGCCGCGCGCCAGGCGTGGCCGATCGGCGCCCAGTCCAGGCCTTCGGCCTCGTAGCGGCGGGCGGTGGCGGCCAGGTGCGCCTCGCCCTCGTGCAGCCGGCCGCCCACGGCCAGCGCCTGCAGCAGCCCCTGGTGGGCGCGCTTGTCGAAGGGCGCGATGGTGGTCCAGCGCTCCAGCGCCGGCAGGGCGCGCGGGTCGTCGGCCGGCAGCGCCTGCACCCAGTGCTCCAGCACCGCCGCCTCCGCCGCCCGGAAGCGCCGCCGCTGCGCCAGCTGCCAGCCGGTGAACGCCGGGCTGCGCGGCAGGTCCAGGCCTTCGAGGAACTCGCCGCCGGCCAGCAGCCCGGCCAGCGCTTCCAGGCCGTCGGCGCTGGTGGTGGCGATGCCCTGCTGCACCGCCCGCTGCACCTGCACGGCGTCCACGGCGCCCTCGGCGAGGTCGACGGCCACGCTGTCGCCGGTGGTGACGACACAAGGCCGTGAGGGCGCGTCGAGCAGGCCGCGCAGCTTGCTCAGGGTCCAGCGCAGTTCGCCGCGCGGATCGCTGGGCAGGTCCCACAGCAGTTCGCAGAGGCGGCTGCGGCTGACGCCATGGCCCGCCAGGGCCAGGTAGGCGAGCAGCGCGCGCACCTTGCGCGAGGGCGGCAAGGCCACCGCCTGCCCGTCGCGGCGCAGCGCCGGCGGGCCGAACAGGCGCAGCGTCAGCGCGGGCTCGCCGACCACGGTGCCCACGGCAGTTCCCACGCCGCGCCCCACGGCCGCACCCACTCCCGCCGCGCAGAGTGACCGTCGGTGCCGGCCAGCGACCCCGCGGCCCACCGTTCGACCCACCCCCACCCTGGAGCGCTGCCCACCATGACTTCATTGTCCGCCACCCTCCCGTCGCCGGCCAGCGCCGGCACCCCCGACTTCGCCGGCGTCAAGGCCCGCCAGAAGGCGGCCTGGTCCTCCGGCGACTACGCCGTCGTCGGCACCACGCTGCAGATCGTCGGCGAGTCGCTGTGCGAGGCCATCGACCTGCGCGCCGGCGAGCGCGTGCTCGACGTGGCCGCCGGCAACGGCAACGCCACGCTGGCGGCCGCCCGCCGCTGGTGCGAGGTCTGCTCCACCGACTACGTGCCGGCGCTGCTCGAACGCGGCCGCGAGCGCGCCGCGGCCGAGCGCCTGCACGCCATCGACTTCCGCGAGGCCGATGCGGAGGCGCTGCCCTTCGCCGACGGCACCTTCGACGTGGTGCTGTCGACCTTCGGCTGCATGTTCGCGCCCAACCCGCGCCGCGTCGCCGCCGAGCTGCTGCGCGTGGTGCGCCCGGGCGGTCGCATCGGGCTGGCCAACTGGACGCCCGAGGGCTTCATCGGCCAGATGTTCAGGACCATCGGCCGCCACGTCGCGCCGCCCGCCGGCGTCGAGTCCCCGGCGCTGTGGGGCCAGCGCGGCCGCATCGCCGAGCTGTTCGAGGCGCAGGCCGCGCGGATCGTCGCCGAGACGCGGGTCTTCACCTTCCGCTACCGCTCGCCGGAGCACTTTCTCGAGGTCTTCCGCGGCTATTACGGCCCGGTGCTGAAGGCCTTCGCGGCGCTCGATGCGGCCGGTGGCCAGCAGGCGCTGGCGGCCGACCTGCTGGCCCTCGTCGAGCGCTTCAACCGCGCCGACGACGGCACGGTGGTCGTGCCCAGCGACTACCTCGAGATCGTCGTCACCCGCGCCTGACGGCCGGGCACGCCAGGAGACCCTCATGTCCCGCTCCTTCGCATTCACCGCCGGCCGCATCGCGCTGGCCCTCTTCGGCCTGGCCGCCGGCACCACCCCTGGGCCGCCGATGCGGTCACCGACTGGCATGCCAAGGCCGGCGAGCTGATCGCCGAGGCACGGCTCGGCCCCCCACCGGCCTACCGCGTGCTGGCCCTCGTGCAGACCGCCGTGCACGAGGCGGTGACGGCGTTGCCGGCCCGGCCTGCCGACGACACCGCCGCCGCCGCCGCGGTGGCCGCGGCCAACCGCGCCGGCCTGACGCGCCTGCTGCCGCCGACGCAGGCGGCGGCCATCCACGCCGCCTACCAGGCCGCGCTGGCCAAGCTGCCCGACGGTCCGGCCAAGGCGGCGGGTGTGGCCGCCGGCGAACAGGCCGCCGCCCGCGTGCTGGCCTGGCGTGCCGACGACGGCGCGGCCACGCCCGAGCGCTACCGGCCGCATGCGGCGCCGGGGGCCTACGTGCCCACCGCCGGCGTGGCCGCCGCGCAGTGGCCGCAGCGCCAGCCCTGGCTGATGACCGGCGCCGCGCAGTTCCGCCCGGGCCCGCCGCCGGCGCTGACGAGCGCCCAGTGGGCACGCGACTTCAACGAGGTGAAAGCGCTCGGCGCCAGGGCCAGCCGCCAGCGCACGCCCGAGCAGACCGAGGCCGCGCGCTTCTGGGAGTACTCGCTGCCGCCGGTCTACCACGGCGTGCTGCGCGCGGTGGCGCAGGGGCCCGGCCGCAGCCTGGCGCAGAACGCCCGCTTCTTCGCCGCCGCCGGCCAGGCGATGGACGATGCGCTGATCGCGGTGTTCGACGCCAAGTACCACTTCGGCTTCTGGCGGCCGGTGACCGCCATCCGCAACGGCGACCAGGACGGCCATCCCGGCACCGAGGCCGAGGCCGGCTGGGTGCCGCTGATCGACAACCCGCTGCACCCCGAGTACCCCAGCGCCCACAGCGTGCTGGCCGGTGCCCTCAGCGCGCTGGTGCGGGCCGAGGTCGGTGCCGGCGAGATGCCCGAGCTGTCCACCACCAGCCCGAGCGCGCCCGGCGTGACGCGCCGCTGGCGCACGCCGGAGGCCTTTGCGCAGGAGGTGTCGGACGCTCGCATCTGGGAGGGCGTGCACTTCCGCCAGGCCACCGAGGTCGGGCTGGCCATGGGCCGGCAGGTCGGCGCGCTGGCCGCCGCCCGCGTCGCCCGTCCGCCGTCGCCCGAGCAGCTGGTGCGCGACGAACCGGCCGTGCCCGCGGCCCTGGCGCCGCGGGGCCCGCACCGGCTGGTCGAGCGGCTGGCCGCCCGCGGCGTGCAGGTCTACGAATGCCGCGCCGACGGCTGGGCCTTCGTCGGTCCGCAGGCCGAGCTGCTGGACGCGCGTGGCGCCCCCGACGGCCGGCACTACGAGGGACCGCATTGGGAAGCCGCCGACGGCAGCCGCATCGTCGGCACGGTGCAGGCGCGCAGCGAGGCGCCACGGGCCGACGCCATCCCCTGGCTGCTGCTGTCGGCGCGGTCGGTGGGCGGCGATGGCCGCTTCGCGGCGGTGACGCAGGTGCTGCGGGTCAACACCGAGGGCGGCAACGCGCCCCGCCGCGCCTGTGACGCCGGTTCGGCGGGCGCGACGGAGCGGGTGCCCTACACCGCGGACTACCTGCTCTACGCGTCGTAGCGCCCTAGGTCGCCGGGCAGCGTGGGGCCTCGCTGCCCGGCGGGCGCTGCAGCACACCGGCCACGTCCGCCGCCAGCCGCTGCCAGGCGCGCCGGTGCGCCTCGGCCAGTCCCTCGTAGCCGCCGGGCGCCGCCTCGCGGCTGCGGCGCAGGCACTGCAGCGCCGGCGTGCCCTCGGCGCCGCGCAGCGTCCACACCACCTCCTGCAGCGCGGGGCCGCCGAGCGTGGACTCGAAACGCAGCAACTCGACCACCAGCCGCGGCGCGGCGGCATCGCCGCCGGCCCGCACGCCCTGCAGCGCCAGGCCGGCGACCAGGGCGGCACGCAGCTCGTCGGGCAGCGGGGCGGTCCAGCGCTGCTGCTCCAGCTGGTGCAGCGTGCCCTGGCCGTCGCGCACCCGCCATTCGGCACCGTCCTGGCCGGGCGGCACGGCGACGCGCTCGACCTGCACCGACAGCGACGGCACCGGGCCGGCCGCGGCGCCGGCTGGCGCCGGCGGCCGCAGGCTGTGCAGCCGCACGGCCGGGGTGCCGGCGCAGCCGGCGAGGGCGACGAGCAGAGCGCCGAGCAGGGCGACGGTGCACGGGCGGAGCGGTCTCATCGGGCGTTCTCCTGGGCGGCCGGCGCCAGCACCGGGTCGGCCGGCGCACCGCGCAGCAGCGACTGCGGGTGGCGCTGCAGGTAGTCGGCGAGCTGGCGCAGCGCGCGGGCGCTGCGCTGGAACTCCTCCAGCGTGGCCTGCAGCCCGCCGCCGGCGGCGCCGGGGCCGACCTGGCGCTCGAGGCCCTGCAGCGTGCGGTCGGCCGAGCGCAGCGTGGCCTGCACGCCGCCGAGCGCGGCCTTGGCCTCGGGGCCCAGCTCGCGCATCACCCCGTCGGCGGTGTCCAGCGCCCGGCGCAGGCTGGCGAGGGCTTCGCGCGCCTCGGGCGTGAGCGACTTCAGCGTGCCGTCGGCGGTCTGCAGCGTGGACTGCAGGCTCTCGCCGATGAGGTCGAAGCGCACCGAGCCCAGCCGCCGCACGATCTGCATCAGCTGCGGCTGCAGCTCGCTGAAGGCGCCCGGCACGGTGGGCAGCTCGGGCACCGCGGCATTGGTGTCGAAGCGCACCGGCGTCGGCCGCTGCGGATAGTCCAGCGCGATGTAGGCCTGGCCGGTGAGCAGGTTGCCGGTGCGCAGCTCGGCGCGCAGGCCGTCGTCGACCAGCCGCTTCAGCGCCTGTCGTGCATCGGCCGGCGCCAGCAGCGGCAGGCCGACGCGCAACGGGAAGAGGTCGGCCTCGGCCTCGACGTGGAAGTGGCGGGTCTTCGGGTCCTGGCGCAGTCGCACCTGTTCGACCCGACCCACCTCCACCCCCAGGACCTCGACCGGTGCCCCCACCGCCAGGCCGCGGGCGTTCTGCCGGAAGACCATGCGCACCCGCTGCGCCGGGCCGTCCGGTGGCGCCACGGCGGTCTCGCGGTCGCGGAAGAGGCGGAAGCGGCTGCCTTCGGCGGCCGGCTCGCCCTTGGTGTCGCCGACGTTGGAGAAGGCCACCCCGCCGGCCAGCACCGAGGTCAGCGACTGGGTGTTCACCGTCAGCCCGTTGGCGTTGAGCGCGAGGTCAACGCCGCTGGCGTTCCAGAAGCGGCTGTGCTGCGTCACCAGCCGCTCGTGCGGCGACTCGACGAACAGCCGCACCGACAGCGTGTCGTTTTCCGCGTCCAGCTCCCAGCCCACCACCCGGCCGACGCGGGTGCGCCGGTAGTACACCGGCGAGCCGATGTCCAGCGAGCCGAGGTTGGTGGCGCTGAGCACGAAGCTGCGGCCGGGCTCGTTGCGCAGCACGAAGGGCGGGTTCTCCAGGCCGACGAACTCGCGCTGGGCCTGTTCCGACACGCCGGCATCGACGCCGATGTAGGCGCCGCTGACCAGCGTGCTGAGGCCGGTCAGCCCGGTGGCGCCGATGCGCGGTCGCACCACCCAGAAGCGGCTGTCCTCGACCGCCATGGCGGCGGCGCTGCGGTCCAGGCGCACGGTGGCGCGCACGGTCTGGCGGTCGGCCGACAGCTGCACCTTCGTCACCTGGCCCACCGGCACTTCCTTGTAGCGGACCTGGGTGCGGCCCGCCTCCAGGCCCTCGGCGGTGCGGAAGTCGATGACGATCTCCGGCCCCACCTGCAGCCGCGACTGCACCACGAGGCCGATGCCGACCGCCACCGCGATCAGCGGCACCAGCCAGACCATCGACAGCCGCAGCCGGCTGCGCGGCTGCACCGCGGGCAGCGGCGGCTGGCCCGGCGCGTCGGAAGGGGATGGGTCTTGGTCGTTCATGCCGTGTCGTTGGGGTGGCGAGCGGGCGGCCGGCGCCAGATGAGCTGCGGGTCGAAGGCCTCGGCGGCCAGCATGGTCAGCACCACCACCGCGCCGAAGGCCAGCAGGCCGGGCTGCGGGCTGATGCGCGCCAGCGCGCCGAACTGCAGCATGGCGGCCAGCAGCACGACGACGAAGACGTCGAGCATCGACCAGTGGCCCACCGCCTCGACCATGCGGTAGAGCCGGCTGCGCTGGCGCGGCGAGCCGGTCGAGCCGCGCTGCGCGCTCCAGGCCAGGTGGGCCAGCACCGCCATCTTCAGCAGCGGCACGGCGATGCTGGCGACGAAGACGATGATGGCCAGGTCGAAGGCGCCGGCGATCCACAGCTCGACGATGCCGCCGAGGATGGTGTGGCCGCCGCCGCCGGTGAGCGCCTGCTGGCTGTGCATCACCGGCAGCAGGTTGGCCGGCAGGTAGGCCACCGCCGCCGCCAGCAGCAGCGCCCAGGTGCGTTGCAGGCTGGCCTGCGGGTCGCGCACCAGCGGGCCGTCGCAGCGCGGGCAGCGTGCCGAACCGGCGACCCCGGCCATGCCCGCGGGCCACAGCGAGACCAGGCCGCAATGCCGGCAGCCCAGGGCCTTGCCGTGGGCCGGGCTTGGCGGCGCGGGTCGCGCACGGCGCGCCATGTCGCTGGCAGCGTCCCACAAACGGTGGACCCCGGCGCTGTCGAGGGCCGCCATCAGCAGCGCCAGCGCCCCGAAGGCGATCAGGCCCGGCTGCACCGTCAGCCGCGCCAGGTCGGCGATGCGCACCACCGACACCAGGGCGGCCAGCATCAGCACCTCGACCATGCTCCAGCGGCTGCTGAAGGCCAGCGCGCGCAGCAGCCGCGGGAAGGCGCGCAGGAAGGAGGCGGGTGCACGTCCGCTCACCAGCGGCAGCAGCACCGCCAGCCGCAGCAGCAGCACCGCCAGCGGAAACACGCTGCCGGCGGCCAGCGCCATCAACGCGGCCAGCCGCTCGCCACCGGCCCAGGTGGTGGCCACCGCCTGCGGAAAGCTGGCGTCGGTGACCATCCCGGCCAGGGCCAGCGTGCAGATCGGCTGCCACTGCGCGACGGCATACACCACCAGCGCCGCGATGTTCAGCGCCAGCACGCCCTGCAGCGACATGCGGTGGCCTCGGCCGACCAGGGCGCCGCAGCGTGCACAGCGCGCCTGCTGGCTGGCGTCCAGCGACGGCCGCCGCCACACCGCGCCGCAGTCGTGGCAGGCCACCCAGTCGGGGCAGGGCTGGCCGGCCCGTTCCGGGGTGGGCGGCCGATCGGGGTGCGCGGCGGCGGGGAGGGCGGCGTTCGGCAACGGTTGGGTGTGTTGAAAAGCTACCGGCGCGAAGCAACGGGTGTACCCGAGCATACGGCGCAGCCCCCCGATGAGCCGCCGTCGCTCTCTAGAATCCCCGGACCATGGACCGAGCCCCCGCCCCCACTGTCCGCTACACCCGCGCGCAGGCCCTGCCGGACCTGCTGCGCCGGCGCATCGTGATCATCGACGGCGCGATGGGCACGATGATCCAGCGCCACAAGCTCACGGAGGCCGACTACCGTGGCGAGCGCTTCGCGGACCATCCGCGCGACCTCAAGGGCAACAACGAGCTGCTGCAGTTCACCCGGCCCGACGTGCTGCGCGAGATCCACGCGGCCTACCTGGCCGCGGGGGCGGACATCATCGAGACCAACACCTTCGGCGCCACCTCGGTGGCGCAGGAGGACTATGGCCTGGCCGAGGTGGCGCGCGAGATGAACGTGGCCGCCGCCCGGCTGGCACGCGAGGCCTGCGACCGGTTCACCAGCGCGGACAAGCCCCGCTTCGTGGCCGGCGCGCTCGGCCCCACGCCGCGCACCGCCAGCATCAGCCCCGACGTCAACGACCCCGGCGCGCGCAACGTCGATTTCGACACCCTGCGCGCGGCCTACCACGAGCAGGCGAGCGGGCTGCTCGAAGGCGGCTGCGACGTCTTCCTCGTCGAGACCATCTTCGACACGCTGAACGCCAAGGCGGCCATCTTCGCGCTCGACGAGTTGATGGAAGAGACCGGCGAACGCCTGCCGGTGATCCTGTCCGGCACGGTGACCGATGCCTCCGGCCGCATCCTGTCGGGCCAGACGGTCAGCGCCTTCTGGCATTCGGTGCGACACGCCAAGCCGATCGCCGTCGGCCTGAACTGCGCGCTCGGCGCGGCGCTGATGCGGCCCTACCTGGAGGAGCTGGCCAAGGTGGCCGGCGACACCTGGATCAGCTGCTACCCCAACGCCGGCCTGCCCAACCCGATGAGCGAAACCGGCTTCGACGAGACGCCGGACGTGACCGGCGGCCTGATGGAGGACTTCGCGCGGCAGGGCCTGCTCAACATCGCCGGCGGCTGCTGCGGCACCACGCCCGAGCACATCGCCGAGATCGCGAAGCGCGTCAGCGCCTACCGCCCGCGCGGGCTGCACGACCCGCTCTTCGCATCGCTGGCCGAGGCGGCCTGACGCCCCGCGCCGGCGCCCTCGGCGTCACGGCGTGACGATGACCTGCACCACCTCCGTGGTGGTTGCACGCGGCGGCTTGAAGCGCACCAGCATCAGCCCGCCGGCCACCAGGTAGTCGCGCACCGCGGCGGCACGCTCGGTGGCCAGCGCCGGGTTGGGCCGGCCCGCGTCCGACGGTGCCAGCGTCTCCACCGACGCCGCCGCCCGCACCGCCGCGCTGGCGGCCAGCCGGTCCAGCACCGCCTGCAGCGGCCGCCGCACCACCACCGCGCCGCGGTCGAAGCAGTGGCCCAGCGGCACCTCGGTGCTCAATGCGCCGTGGGGCAGCAGCGTGAACACCACAGGCGTGCCACGGAACAGATCGGCCAGCCGGCGCTGCTCGGCGGCCAGCGAGGGCGGCGCGGCGGTGGATGCCCCTGGCGCTCCGCGGCCCGGACCCAGTGGCACGGACGAGCAGGCAGCCAGCACCGGCAGCAGCGGCAGCAGGCCGGTCAAGCGAAGGCGGTGTCGTGCGGCGGAAGGCGTCATGTCGCAGGGCGTGGCAATGGGCGTGCACGATGGTGGCGGATAAACTGGTTGCCTGCCCGAGGAGCGCTGCGACCGTCCGTGTGACGGCCAGGCTCGGGCGGGTTCGCCGGAGGGGAGGTTGCGCCGGTCGGACCGACGCAACGGCGCTCATCCCGGCCTGGATCCCAGGCCTGCGGATGGGCCGCAGGCCGGGGTCCGGCGCCGGCACCGACCCGTGCCATGACCACTGCCCCATCCCCTGCTTCCGCTTCCTCGGTGGCCGTGCCGCCGCTTCGCCTCGCCGGCCTGGAGCCGGTGTCCATCGGCGCCGGCACGCTGTTCGTCAACATCGGCGAGCGCACCAACGTCACCGGATCCAAAGCCTTCGCGCGGATGATCCTCAACGGCCAGTTCGAGGAGGCCCTGGCGGTGGCCCGCCAGCAGGTGGAGAACGGCGCGCAGGTCATCGACGTCAACATGGACGAGGCCATGCTGGACAGCAAGGCGGCCATGGTGCGCTTCCTCAACCTCATCGCCTCCGAGCCCGAGATCGCGCGCGTGCCGATCATGGTGGACAGCTCGAAGTGGGAGGTGATCGAGGCGGGACTCAAGTGCCTGCAGGGCAAGGGCATCGTCAACTCCATTTCGCTGAAGGAGGGCGAGGGCCCGTTCCGCCACCAGGCCAAGCTCATCAAGCGCTATGGCGCCGCGGCGGTGGTGATGGCCTTCGACGAAAAGGGCCAGGCCGACACCTACGAGCGCAAGGTCGAGATCTGCGAGCGCGCCTACCGCCTGCTGGTGGACGGCATCGGCTTCGCGCCCGAGGACATCATCTTCGACCCGAACATCTTCGCCATCGCCACCGGCATCGAGGAGCACGACAACTACGCGGTGGACTTCATCAACGCCACCCGCTGGATCAAGCAGAACCTGCCCGGCGCCAAGGTGTCGGGCGGGGTCAGCAACGTCAGCTTCAGCTTCCGCGGCAACGAGCCGGTGCGCGAGGCCATCCACACCGTGTTCCTCTACCACGCCATCCAGGCGGGCATGGACATGGGCATCGTCAACGCCGGCATGGTGGGCGTGTACGACGACCTCGACCCGGAGCTGCGGGAGCGGGTGGAGGACGTGGTGCTCAACCGCCGGCCCGATTCGGGCGAGCGCCTGATCGAGATCGCCGAGCGCGCCAAGGGCGCTGCCAAGGACGACAGCGTGCGACTGGCGTGGCGCGCGCTGCCGGTGGCCGAGCGGCTGTCCCATGCGCTGGTGCAGGGCATCACCGAGTTCATCGTGCAGGACACCGAGGAGGTCTGGCAACAGATCCGCGCCGACGGCGGCCGGCCGCTGCACGTCATCGAAGGCCCGCTGATGGCCGGCATGAACGTGGTCGGCGACCTGTTCGGCCAGGGCAAGATGTTCCTGCCGCAGGTGGTGAAGTCGGCGCGCGTGATGAAGCAGGCGGTGGCCCACCTGCTGCCCTACATCGAGGAGGAGAAGCGGCTGCTGGTGGCCGGCGGCGGCGACGCCAAGCCCAAGGGCAAGATCGTCATCGCCACCGTCAAGGGCGACGTGCACGACATCGGCAAGAACATCGTCACCGTCGTCCTCCAGTGCAACAACTTCGAGGTGGTGAACATGGGCGTGATGGTCCCCTGCCAGGAGATCCTCGCCAAAGCGAAGGTCGAGGGCGCGGACATCATCGGCCTGTCGGGCCTGATCACGCCCAGCCTGGAGGAGATGCAGTACGTCGCCAGCGAGATGCAGCGCGACGAGCACTTCCGCCTGAAGAAGATCCCGCTGCTGATCGGCGGCGCCACCACCAGCCGGGTGCACACCGCGGTGAAGATCGCGCCGCACTACGAAGGGCCGGTGGTCTACGTGCCGGAT
The sequence above is a segment of the Aquabacterium sp. J223 genome. Coding sequences within it:
- the metH gene encoding methionine synthase; translated protein: MTTAPSPASASSVAVPPLRLAGLEPVSIGAGTLFVNIGERTNVTGSKAFARMILNGQFEEALAVARQQVENGAQVIDVNMDEAMLDSKAAMVRFLNLIASEPEIARVPIMVDSSKWEVIEAGLKCLQGKGIVNSISLKEGEGPFRHQAKLIKRYGAAAVVMAFDEKGQADTYERKVEICERAYRLLVDGIGFAPEDIIFDPNIFAIATGIEEHDNYAVDFINATRWIKQNLPGAKVSGGVSNVSFSFRGNEPVREAIHTVFLYHAIQAGMDMGIVNAGMVGVYDDLDPELRERVEDVVLNRRPDSGERLIEIAERAKGAAKDDSVRLAWRALPVAERLSHALVQGITEFIVQDTEEVWQQIRADGGRPLHVIEGPLMAGMNVVGDLFGQGKMFLPQVVKSARVMKQAVAHLLPYIEEEKRLLVAGGGDAKPKGKIVIATVKGDVHDIGKNIVTVVLQCNNFEVVNMGVMVPCQEILAKAKVEGADIIGLSGLITPSLEEMQYVASEMQRDEHFRLKKIPLLIGGATTSRVHTAVKIAPHYEGPVVYVPDASRSVGVCADLLSEERAARFIDELKADYEKVRQLHANKKQTPLVSLAAARANKAVMDWSHDTPPKPKFIGRRVFRNYDLAELAAFIDWGPFFQTWDLAGPFPEILRDDIVGDSAQRVFSDGKRMLQRLVEGRWLQANGVVGLYPANTVDDDVIEVYADDSREDVVLRWQPLRLQSERPVIDGVKRPNRSLADFIAPKGAADDYIGLFAVTAGVGVEKKERQFLADHDDYAAIMFKALADRLAEAFAERLHQRVRTELWGYAADEALSAEELIAEKYRGIRPAPGYPACPDHSVKRGMFELLQAEDIGMTLTESLAMMPAASVSGFYLAHPKAMYFNVGRIGEDQLADFAERQRLALDDARRLLAPQL